One segment of Solanum stenotomum isolate F172 chromosome 1, ASM1918654v1, whole genome shotgun sequence DNA contains the following:
- the LOC125857089 gene encoding zinc-finger homeodomain protein 7-like yields the protein MLKFVNGWLGGNLACITRSSVQFYGASSCGRGSHRGSSFFQRRGPVHASTLTLKSGQSARGRYPVPPARSQSRALTDNGGRTSGRANVNVVDSCQAFAPGGPIAKLESFQCQVCHCHQNVHRRLDVSNHQLLPTPTQQQTITQRDVETEKSSKTKKVNRLGRINAQIFESPGVSIALAKSIMARATQKWVHSNKKDGGNKRKKSWDEHVVEEYEKEQPQILANQLEWTLNMRLENGKNKKIKKDEDEKPDGFEMYIKTKSKAIKKLHLAQAKESASSDNHNCPN from the exons ATGTTGAAGTTCGTGAATGGATGGCTTGGAGGCAATCTGGCTTGCATCACTCGTTCTTCTGTTCAGTTTTATGGTGCCTCATCTTGCGGCAGAGGTTCACATAGAGGTAGTAGCTTCTTTCAGCGTCGTGGACCAGTTCATGCTTCTACGTTAACACTTAAGAGTGGGCAGTCAGCCCGAG GTAGGTATCCAGTGCCTCCAGCAAGGAGTCAAAGCAGAGCTCTGACCGATAATGGTGGCAGGACTTCTGGTAGGG CAAATGTTAATGTTGTCGATAGCTGTCAGGCTTTTGCTCCTGGCGGTCCCATCGCTAAGTTGGAATCTTTCCAATGTCAAGTTTGCCATTGCCATCAGAATGTCCATCGTAGATTGGATGTCAGCAATCATCAGCTTCTACCCACACCAACACAACAACAG ACTATCACCCAAAGGGATGTGGAGACGGaaaaatcttcaaaaaccaaaaaagttAATCGTCTTGGTCGTATCAATGCACAAATATTTGAATCTCCAGGAGTTTCAATTGCACTGGCAAAATCCATCATGGCTAGAGCTACTCAAAAGTGGGTGCATAGTAACAAAAAAGATGGTGGGAATAAGAGAAAAAAGTCATGGGATGAACATGTTGTTGAAGAATACGAGAAGGAACAACCACAGATACTGGCTAACCAACTAGAATGGACTTTAAACATGAGGTTAGAAAATGGAAAGAATAAGAAGATCAAGAAGGATGAAGATGAGAAGCCAGATGGTTTTGAGATGTATATTAAAACCAAGAGCAAagctattaaaaaattacacctTGCTCAAGCCAAAGAATCAGCATCTTCTGACAATCATAATTGTCCCAATTAA